In Macadamia integrifolia cultivar HAES 741 chromosome 1, SCU_Mint_v3, whole genome shotgun sequence, a single window of DNA contains:
- the LOC122075093 gene encoding metal tolerance protein 4-like gives MEGVSETKTPLLEKEGRKPSVKRRSFTRRNSVNSILRDFTLNLPEKVRAGLDPEDPFHIDLSKASTLNKGEVEYYEKQFATLKSFQEVDSIEMANCIDEVEDNAEQAKHEKAMKISNYANIFLLAFKIYATIKSGSLAIAASTLDSLLDLMAGGILWLTHLSMKKINIYKYPIGKLRVQPVGIIVFAAIMATLGTPSCYNLLAFI, from the exons ATGGAAGGGGTTTCAGAAACCAAAACACCATTATTGGAGAAGGAAGGGCGAAAGCCCAGCGTCAAGCGCCGAAGCTTTACTCGTCGGAACTCGGTGAACTCGATCTTAAGAGATTTCACTTTGAATTTGCCTGAAAAGGTCAGAGCTGGGCTTGATCCTGAGGACCCTTTTCATATTGATTTATCCAAAGCCAGTACCTTAAACAAAG GGGAAGTGGAGTACTATGAAAAACAATTTGCGACCCTCAAGTCTTTTCAGGAAGTTGACTCTATAGAAATGGCTAACTGCATTGATGAGGTTGAAGATAATGCTGAACAAGCCAAACATGAAAAAGCAATGAAGATATCTAATTATGCAAACATTTTTCTGCTGGCATTCAAG ATCTATGCCACTATAAAGAGTGGTTCCTTAGCTATTGCTGCTTCTACACTTGATTCTCTGCTGGATCTCATGGCTGGTGGTATTCTTTGGCTCACACACTTGTCAATGAAAAAGATAAATATCTACAAATATCCGATTGGAAAGTTGAGGGTGCAACCAGTGGGCATTATTGTTTTTGCAGCTATCATGGCTACTCTTGGTACGCCTTCCTGCTACAACCTCCTTGCATTTATTTGA